The proteins below come from a single Runella rosea genomic window:
- a CDS encoding GMC family oxidoreductase, whose amino-acid sequence MKSHCHYIIIGAGASGSVIANRLSADPSVQVVLLEAGEWDQTANVVEPGGFVKLWGSQLDWSLPTTPQPAMAGRELTINQGKVVGGSTSINAMMYVRGNPANFDQWQALGADGWSYKDVLPYFKKLEDYQGGDPNFRGTGGEISVRDCPDDVMRSEEFLQAAVELGYDGPHWDYNGERQENGAALLQFHITPEGQRASSATAFLQPILDRPNFSLITGAEVTRILIMDKKAIGVEYQLNGKIEQLLVEKEVIVSAGALSSPKILLLSGIGEAEHLQSVGIPVQHELPGVGKNLQDHVQLPVIFRTNDGPMTTLLTGNALFVRTNENSVGPDLQLNFTPSIPAPLAPVLPDFGGNVCIFLPILVQPKSVGDVKLRSDDPHDKPLINPNYLEHPDDMEVLRKAIQLVRNLSNTQAFAPINGGELAPGPGDPDGFIRTQSSTLWHPAGTCKIGTDDLAVVDSRLRVHGISSLRVADASVMPNVTSGNTVAVCFMIGEKAADMILADA is encoded by the coding sequence ATGAAATCTCACTGTCATTACATTATTATCGGAGCAGGCGCTTCGGGGAGCGTCATTGCAAACCGACTCAGTGCCGACCCTTCCGTGCAGGTAGTGCTGCTTGAAGCCGGAGAATGGGATCAAACCGCCAATGTTGTCGAACCAGGTGGCTTTGTAAAATTGTGGGGTTCTCAGCTCGATTGGTCACTTCCAACCACTCCTCAACCCGCAATGGCTGGCCGCGAACTGACCATCAATCAGGGAAAAGTAGTGGGGGGAAGTACTTCCATCAATGCCATGATGTACGTGAGGGGCAACCCCGCCAACTTCGATCAATGGCAGGCCTTGGGGGCCGACGGTTGGAGCTACAAGGATGTGTTGCCTTATTTCAAAAAATTGGAAGATTACCAAGGCGGTGATCCTAATTTTAGAGGTACAGGCGGCGAAATCTCCGTTCGTGATTGTCCAGACGACGTAATGCGCTCTGAGGAATTCTTGCAGGCAGCCGTCGAACTCGGTTATGATGGCCCCCATTGGGACTATAACGGTGAGCGGCAAGAAAATGGAGCGGCATTGCTTCAGTTTCACATCACCCCAGAAGGCCAACGCGCTAGCAGTGCCACCGCTTTTTTGCAGCCTATTCTTGACCGTCCAAACTTTTCGCTCATTACGGGTGCCGAAGTAACGCGTATATTGATCATGGATAAGAAAGCAATTGGCGTTGAATACCAGCTAAACGGAAAAATTGAGCAACTCCTGGTGGAGAAAGAAGTGATTGTCAGTGCGGGAGCGCTAAGTTCTCCTAAAATCCTCTTGCTGTCGGGCATTGGTGAGGCTGAACATTTACAAAGCGTGGGCATTCCAGTACAGCATGAGCTGCCAGGCGTAGGTAAAAACTTGCAGGATCACGTGCAGTTGCCAGTTATTTTTCGTACCAACGACGGTCCAATGACCACTTTATTGACGGGCAATGCGTTGTTTGTCAGGACCAACGAAAATTCAGTTGGGCCAGATTTACAGCTCAATTTTACCCCGAGCATTCCCGCGCCTTTAGCTCCTGTTTTACCCGATTTCGGTGGAAATGTCTGCATTTTTCTCCCGATTCTAGTGCAGCCTAAAAGCGTAGGCGACGTCAAACTTCGTTCAGACGACCCCCACGACAAACCGCTCATTAATCCCAATTATCTGGAGCATCCCGACGACATGGAGGTATTGCGAAAAGCCATTCAACTGGTTCGTAATTTGAGCAACACCCAAGCGTTTGCGCCCATTAATGGGGGTGAGTTAGCGCCCGGCCCTGGAGATCCTGATGGGTTCATTCGCACCCAAAGCTCAACGCTCTGGCACCCCGCAGGTACTTGCAAAATCGGTACGGACGACTTAGCGGTGGTAGATTCCCGCTTGCGTGTGCACGGAATTTCCAGCTTGCGCGTAGCCGATGCCTCAGTGATGCCAAACGTAACGAGTGGCAATACCGTGGCGGTCTGCTTTATGATTGGCGAAAAAGCCGCCGACATGATTTTGGCAGACGCCTAA
- a CDS encoding thiamine pyrophosphate-binding protein: MAGKTGNQKIVEQFLADGMDFMFGNPGTVEQGFLDAVAEYPDMKYILTLQESIAVMMADGYARHTQRPTLVQLHSSPGIGNAVGAVYQAKRGHAPLVVIGSDAGTQYMNMDAQMANDLVAMMAPVTKFSTMVMDSKSLLRTLRKAVKIASTPPMGPVYVCLPMNVLDEVNEEEVFPTCIPSTRVLPDPELITQTANMLLASEKPMIFIGDGVAYSNAIPELTQVAELIGAEVYGVDFGDVIFDTTHPLYQGTTGHMFGSYSLPITTKGDINLIVGTYMLPEVFPETGDIYAPGAKVVHFDLNSYEIAKNHRVDVGVVSDPKLSLKALADALKSAMTPEFKAAAAARVHQIGDEKAKKHSAELAKDQDEPARETLRMAQFAEVLSRKLPSDAIIFDEALTNSPAITRYIPPRQAGHYFVTRGGSLGVGFPGAIGVKLANPEKVVIGFSGDGGSMYTIQALWSAIRHKSGAKFIVCNNGSYKLLQLNIDVYWKERNIDKHDYPLPFDLSYPAIRFDLLAQSMGVKAVRVEKESEILPAIEKMLADDEPFLIDLVLEGDYKPDLIKINCSH; encoded by the coding sequence ATGGCTGGTAAAACAGGTAATCAAAAAATCGTCGAGCAGTTTTTGGCCGACGGGATGGACTTTATGTTTGGAAATCCGGGAACGGTTGAACAGGGTTTCCTGGACGCCGTTGCCGAATACCCCGACATGAAGTATATTCTTACGTTGCAAGAAAGTATTGCCGTTATGATGGCGGATGGGTATGCTCGGCATACCCAACGCCCTACGTTGGTGCAGCTGCACAGCTCTCCCGGGATTGGGAATGCGGTGGGTGCGGTTTACCAAGCCAAAAGAGGCCACGCGCCACTGGTGGTGATTGGGTCGGATGCTGGTACGCAATACATGAACATGGATGCGCAAATGGCCAATGATTTAGTGGCAATGATGGCTCCCGTCACAAAGTTTTCGACAATGGTAATGGATTCAAAATCATTGCTGCGAACCCTCAGAAAAGCCGTAAAAATTGCCTCTACCCCACCGATGGGACCCGTGTACGTTTGTTTACCCATGAACGTCCTCGACGAAGTCAATGAAGAGGAAGTATTCCCGACCTGTATTCCCTCTACGCGGGTACTTCCTGACCCTGAGCTGATTACCCAAACGGCAAATATGCTTTTGGCTTCCGAAAAACCCATGATTTTCATCGGGGACGGAGTCGCCTATTCAAACGCCATTCCTGAGTTAACACAGGTGGCTGAACTCATCGGTGCCGAAGTATACGGAGTGGATTTTGGAGATGTTATTTTTGATACAACCCACCCGCTCTACCAAGGCACCACAGGGCACATGTTTGGGTCTTACAGTCTCCCCATTACAACCAAAGGAGATATAAACCTAATCGTTGGCACTTACATGCTACCAGAGGTATTTCCTGAAACGGGTGATATTTATGCTCCTGGGGCCAAGGTGGTGCATTTCGACCTCAATAGTTACGAAATTGCCAAGAACCACCGGGTTGATGTAGGCGTAGTCAGTGACCCCAAACTTTCGCTGAAAGCACTGGCCGATGCGTTGAAATCAGCCATGACGCCCGAATTTAAAGCGGCGGCGGCGGCCCGGGTTCACCAGATTGGGGATGAAAAAGCCAAAAAACATTCTGCCGAACTGGCCAAAGACCAAGACGAACCCGCCAGAGAAACCTTACGGATGGCGCAGTTTGCCGAAGTACTGTCTCGAAAATTGCCTTCAGATGCTATAATTTTCGACGAGGCCTTAACCAATTCACCCGCCATTACCCGCTACATTCCACCGCGTCAGGCAGGTCATTACTTTGTTACCCGGGGCGGTTCGCTTGGGGTTGGTTTTCCCGGTGCCATTGGGGTAAAACTGGCAAATCCTGAGAAAGTCGTGATTGGATTTTCAGGAGACGGTGGCAGTATGTACACGATTCAGGCGCTTTGGTCGGCCATAAGACACAAGTCTGGGGCTAAGTTTATCGTCTGCAACAACGGTTCTTACAAGTTGCTTCAACTCAACATTGACGTTTATTGGAAAGAACGCAACATTGATAAGCATGACTATCCACTGCCCTTTGATTTATCTTACCCCGCCATCCGATTCGACCTTTTGGCCCAATCCATGGGCGTCAAAGCGGTTCGGGTAGAAAAAGAATCTGAAATCCTGCCTGCCATTGAAAAAATGCTGGCCGACGATGAGCCTTTCCTGATTGACTTGGTGCTAGAGGGAGATTATAAACCAGACTTAATTAAAATCAATTGTTCTCATTAA
- a CDS encoding type 1 glutamine amidotransferase domain-containing protein, whose protein sequence is MSKKILAILSEYGYWGVELVGPLEKLEAAGYTVEFMTPKGKKAQALPPSYDTTYVDPPLGTCVTTPEAAEKVKAFEATNRLEQRRNLSEEVPERPYFSTPNFLRAFEQYFADLKVAQEKLTEEYAGLLLVGGSGPIIDMVNNQRVHDLILGFYKKNQPIGAICYGVAPLVFARDFNERISIIKGKHVTGHCIEYDYHDGTGFLNTDLNMGPPPYCLEYILADAVGPEGQFHGNFGKETSVIVDYPFITARSLQCSFEFGDQFVNVLDKGVKRYGW, encoded by the coding sequence ATGTCTAAGAAAATTTTGGCTATCCTGTCTGAGTACGGGTACTGGGGCGTTGAGTTAGTCGGGCCCCTCGAAAAATTGGAAGCCGCCGGTTATACCGTCGAGTTCATGACCCCTAAGGGTAAAAAGGCGCAAGCCTTGCCCCCAAGTTATGACACTACTTACGTAGATCCACCGCTTGGTACATGCGTAACTACGCCCGAAGCGGCCGAAAAAGTAAAAGCTTTTGAAGCTACCAATCGCTTAGAGCAACGCCGCAATCTTTCGGAGGAAGTTCCAGAAAGACCTTATTTCTCAACGCCAAACTTCTTGAGGGCGTTTGAGCAGTATTTTGCAGACTTAAAAGTAGCTCAGGAAAAACTGACGGAAGAATATGCGGGTCTTTTATTGGTAGGCGGAAGCGGCCCAATCATCGACATGGTAAACAACCAGCGCGTTCATGACCTCATTTTAGGTTTTTACAAAAAAAATCAGCCTATCGGTGCGATTTGCTACGGTGTTGCTCCGTTGGTTTTTGCCCGTGATTTCAACGAGCGTATTTCCATTATCAAAGGCAAACACGTGACTGGTCACTGCATTGAGTATGATTATCATGATGGTACTGGATTCCTCAACACTGACCTCAACATGGGGCCTCCACCGTATTGCCTTGAATACATTCTGGCCGATGCCGTTGGACCCGAAGGTCAATTCCACGGAAATTTTGGCAAAGAAACTTCCGTTATCGTGGATTATCCATTCATTACTGCCCGCTCTCTTCAATGTTCATTCGAGTTTGGCGACCAATTTGTAAATGTGCTTGATAAAGGAGTAAAACGGTATGGCTGGTAA